One genomic segment of Pseudomonas chlororaphis subsp. aurantiaca includes these proteins:
- a CDS encoding GNAT family N-acetyltransferase produces MPDTEYLLLADTLRPLLNKFYRAHNSPMRAASEGQSWVAKRGAIIAGLSLTPITQGHWLTGLFVDPAHRGQGIAATLVERARAQLPGPLWLFCHPELQALYERMGFATAPALPQALADRLERYRRSKSLIAMGMDPCAKDAAPGRYQAQPLPEHR; encoded by the coding sequence ATGCCCGACACCGAATACCTGCTGCTTGCCGACACCCTGCGACCACTGCTGAACAAGTTCTATCGCGCCCACAATTCGCCGATGCGAGCCGCCAGCGAAGGGCAATCCTGGGTGGCGAAACGGGGAGCGATCATTGCCGGGCTGAGCCTTACGCCCATAACCCAGGGCCACTGGCTGACCGGGCTGTTCGTCGACCCGGCCCATCGCGGCCAGGGCATTGCCGCGACGCTGGTCGAACGGGCACGCGCGCAGTTGCCTGGGCCGCTGTGGCTGTTCTGTCATCCGGAGCTGCAAGCCCTGTACGAACGCATGGGCTTTGCCACGGCCCCCGCCCTGCCCCAGGCCCTGGCGGATCGCCTGGAGCGTTATCGCAGGAGCAAGAGCCTGATCGCCATGGGCATGGATCCCTGCGCGAAGGATGCCGCCCCTGGAAGGTATCAAGCACAGCCGCTACCTGAGCACCGCTGA
- a CDS encoding CsbD family protein codes for MGSTADKAKGLANEAVGNIKQGVGKATDNDRLETEGKIQEKKGEAQQALGKAKDAVKKTIDKA; via the coding sequence ATGGGCAGCACAGCGGACAAGGCAAAAGGCCTGGCCAACGAGGCCGTTGGCAATATCAAGCAAGGTGTCGGCAAAGCGACTGATAACGATCGGTTGGAAACCGAAGGCAAGATTCAGGAAAAGAAAGGTGAAGCGCAGCAAGCCCTCGGCAAGGCCAAGGATGCGGTGAAAAAGACCATCGACAAGGCCTGA
- a CDS encoding YihY/virulence factor BrkB family protein: MFLPNLKGLPLHRVLVRTITEFIDDEMSTYASALAYQMLFSLFPFILFLIALIGFLHLPDFFSWLRLQSELVLPPQALEQVNPVIDQLQQSKGGLLSVGIVIALYTASAGVRLMMSAMNAAYDVVEKRPLWKRFPLSIFYTIGIAGMLLVAAALMVLGPQVMGWIAAQVGLEDFIVTVWTILRWPVIVILMMVAVALIYYVMPDVKQEFRFITPGSVLAVVVWIIASLGFAFYVKTFANYNAMYGSIGAIIVLLLYFYISSAVLLLGAEMNAAIEHMSSDGKNPGERVPGEHDEPKQHVSGLGRDHSLKPTTDEV; this comes from the coding sequence ATGTTCTTGCCGAATTTGAAAGGCCTGCCCTTGCATCGTGTGCTGGTGCGCACGATCACTGAGTTCATCGACGATGAAATGTCGACCTACGCCTCGGCACTGGCCTATCAGATGCTGTTTTCGTTATTCCCCTTCATTCTGTTCCTGATCGCCTTGATCGGTTTCCTGCACTTGCCGGACTTCTTCTCCTGGTTGCGCCTGCAATCGGAACTGGTGTTGCCACCCCAGGCGCTGGAGCAGGTCAACCCGGTGATCGACCAGTTGCAGCAGTCCAAGGGCGGCCTGCTGTCGGTGGGTATCGTGATTGCCCTGTATACCGCCTCGGCCGGCGTGCGGCTGATGATGAGCGCGATGAACGCCGCTTATGACGTGGTCGAGAAGCGCCCGTTGTGGAAACGTTTTCCGCTGTCGATTTTCTACACCATCGGCATCGCCGGCATGCTCCTGGTGGCCGCGGCCTTGATGGTGCTGGGGCCGCAGGTGATGGGCTGGATCGCCGCGCAGGTCGGCCTGGAAGACTTCATCGTCACCGTCTGGACCATCCTGCGCTGGCCGGTGATCGTGATCCTGATGATGGTCGCCGTGGCGCTGATCTACTACGTGATGCCCGACGTGAAGCAGGAGTTCCGCTTCATCACCCCGGGCTCGGTGCTGGCGGTGGTGGTATGGATCATCGCCTCGTTGGGCTTCGCGTTCTACGTGAAGACCTTTGCCAACTACAACGCCATGTATGGCAGTATCGGGGCGATCATCGTCCTGCTGCTGTACTTCTATATTTCTTCGGCGGTGCTGTTGCTGGGGGCCGAGATGAATGCGGCGATCGAGCACATGTCGTCCGACGGCAAGAACCCTGGAGAAAGGGTTCCCGGCGAGCACGACGAACCCAAACAACACGTATCGGGACTGGGCCGGGACCACTCGCTCAAGCCGACCACTGACGAAGTCTGA
- the def gene encoding peptide deformylase — protein sequence MIREILKMGDERLLRIAPPVPPEMFDSPELWQLIDDMFQTMESVGGVGLAAPQIGVDLQLVIFGFEHSERYPQAEAVPQTILINPLITPLSPVLEEGWEGCLSVPGLRGAVERYQHIRYEGVDPKGEPIVRIASGFHARVVQHECDHLIGRLYPSRISDFSKFGFTEVMFPDLDPHADD from the coding sequence ATGATCCGTGAAATCCTCAAAATGGGCGACGAGCGCCTGCTGCGCATCGCGCCACCGGTGCCGCCCGAGATGTTCGACAGCCCCGAGCTGTGGCAACTGATCGACGACATGTTCCAGACCATGGAAAGCGTCGGCGGGGTCGGCCTGGCCGCGCCGCAGATCGGCGTCGACCTGCAACTGGTGATCTTCGGTTTCGAGCACAGCGAGCGTTACCCGCAAGCCGAGGCCGTGCCGCAGACCATCCTGATCAACCCGCTGATCACACCCTTGAGCCCGGTGCTGGAAGAGGGCTGGGAAGGCTGCCTGTCGGTGCCGGGGTTGCGTGGCGCGGTCGAGCGCTATCAGCACATTCGCTACGAAGGCGTCGACCCCAAGGGCGAGCCGATCGTGCGGATCGCCTCGGGTTTCCATGCGCGGGTGGTGCAGCACGAATGCGACCACCTGATCGGCCGCCTGTACCCGTCGCGGATCAGCGACTTCAGCAAGTTCGGTTTTACCGAGGTGATGTTCCCCGACCTCGATCCCCACGCCGACGATTGA